One stretch of Gadus chalcogrammus isolate NIFS_2021 chromosome 14, NIFS_Gcha_1.0, whole genome shotgun sequence DNA includes these proteins:
- the myzap gene encoding myocardial zonula adherens protein isoform X2 has protein sequence MRRYGSPGRGSTTTTEEGSPPGERRIRRLRLTLHAVDDETEPKTTNPDAKEVLANGEWKKKNGLVHRGRPVGREAPEQHLRASANGSGPPEGGERQDGPKVYGVVQRTGGDRTQEVMARQWSANHLQDEMKYIKEVRDSLEKVRERMYGQFGGMQQSMQKLSQEMRMANTHRRTLESEVRVRTTAMDSYDQMNGSLISANLDLQKSLLENCKTRVDMRDEVKTLRSSRQETEARLREKEQQLASVTAENQTLKLQVEATEEARTLVVKEVSSRLQREFDERLMAEQKKHREEIEKLQAQIDEYVRRLEEAETTSRTAQAQVAERDQRIGELERLLDCMGQEKTQLGEKLQKCEQRLRLLELTDQTDGSVTRRSKSLENEATDLRERIKHLNDMVFCQQRKVKGMIEEVQSLRSKIAQKDVFISELLDRIAIVECENRARDKLQTREVGVGCDLPSRNESQGRPSGSPLQSEPNDFPGPHRPDPYSSSPSPPRSPQASYLPPSRLESSLLRYTPLQYSRVLQANPSTPPSVATAIQASDSESPPGNEAGSTSPSNGSGPADAGPPTRAPTARPPSQIYTPFMRLMEITANIKIDP, from the exons atgaggcGCTACGGCTCGCCTGGACggggctccaccaccaccacggaggAAGGGTCGCCCCCCGGAGag AGGAGAATCCGACGTCTCCGACTCACACTACATGCTGTCGACGATGAAACCGAGCCCAAAACTACAAACCCT GATGCGAAGGAAGTGTTGGCCAATGGGGagtggaagaagaagaacggCCTGGTTCACAGGGGGAGGCCGGTGGGACGGGAGGCCCCGGAGCAG CACCTGAGGGCCTCAGCCAATGGCAGCGGGCCCCCGGAGGGCGGCGAGCGGCAGGATGGGCCCAAGGTGTACGGCGTGGTGCAGAGGACGGGCGGCGACCGCACGCAGGAAGTGATGGCGCGGCAGTGGTCGGCCAATCACCTGCAGGACGAGATGAAGTACATCAAGGAG GTCAGAGACTCTCTGGAGAAGGTCCGGGAACGCATGTACGGGCAGTTTGGAGGCATGCAGCAGTCCATGCAGAAACTCTCCCAGGAGATGAGG aTGGCCAACACCCACCGGCGGACCCTGGAGTCGGAGGTACGCGTGAGGACCACGGCCATGGACAGCTACGACCAGATGAACGGCTCCCTCATCTCGGCCAACCTTGACCTGCAG AAATCGCTGCTGGAGAACTGCAAGACGCGGGTGGACATGCGGGACGAGGTGAAGACGCTGCGAAGCTCCCGGCAGGAGACGGAGGCCCGGCTCCGTGAGaaggagcagcagctggccTCCGTGACGGCCGAGAACCAGACGCTGAAGCTGCAG GTGGAGGCGACCGAGGAAGCCCGCACCCTGGTGGTGAAGGAGGTCTCCTCCCGGCTGCAGAGGGAGTTCGACGAGAGGCTGATGGCGGAGCAGaagaaacacagagaggagaTTGAAAAGCTGCAG GCCCAAATCGACGAGTACGTCAggcgtctggaggaggccgaGACCACGAGCCGCACAGCCCAGGCCCAGGTCGCCGAGCGGGACCAGAGGATCGGAGAGCTGGAACGCCTTCTGGACTGCATGGGACAG GAGAAGACCCAGCTCGGAGAGAAGCTGCAGAAGTGTGAACAACGGCTCCGCCTGCTGGAGCTCACTGATCAGACGGACGGCAGCGTGACACGGAG ATCCAAAAGTCTGGAGAACGAAGCGACAGACCTCCGGGAGAGGATCAAACATCTGAACGACATGGTGTTCTGCCAGCAGAGGAAAGTCAAAGGAATGATAGAGGAG GTTCAATCGCTCCGGTCTAAGATCGCACAGAAGGACGTTTTCATCTCAGAACTCCTAGACAGGATTGCCATAGTGGAATGTGAG AATAGGGCAAGAGATAAACTCCAAACCAGGGAGGTTGGAGTGGGCTGTGATTTGCCCTCTAG GAACGAATCCCAAGGCAGGCCCAGCGGGAGCCCCCTCCAGTCTGAGCCCAATGACTTCCCAGGACCGCATCGTCCGGACCCCTATTCGAGCAGCCCCTCCCCACCCAGGAGCCCCCAGGCTTCCTACCTGCCCCCCAGTAGACTGGAGAGCAGTTTACTGAGGTACACCCCTCTCCAGTACAGCCGCGTCCTGCAGGCCAACCCCAGCACGCCCCCCAGCGTGGCGACGGCCATTCAGGCCTCAGACTCTGAGAGCCCCCCCGGCAACGAGGCCGGCTCCACGAGCCCCTCCAACGGCTCAGGTCCAGCCGACGCCGGCCCCCCCACCCGCGCTCCCACGGCGAGACCCCCATCTCAGATCTACACCCCCTTCATGAGACTGATGGAGATCACCGCAAATATCAAGATCGATCCGTGA
- the polr2m gene encoding protein GRINL1A, producing MRSSRPESQGQVGDLRSKTREELQELLVRQEHILSNRRFLRSLPDGGRKISDFAERVRLALVERDEEKQRPRLLFSVGTELQSKYQQAFSQRQHGGDPGAGTSSNSRPVEGAAAGQMDVSHSDHSRVTVGAEQTPAAGLASGATGERDLIQALEKVSLSDASSSRAPPEASRSDAERGDVFLRTPPHTKPNYLEVLERTERASGDRKQRFKPNHLSPSAEHHSSSESLSGDQPLRRTPPLSAEARKERDRKHLDDITAARQPPLHHSPALLLSLEESASLLEDQARKHQELQSRIASQKLSEALKVSMGSFVPETGPQAAYREAPADEDQPSSEED from the exons ATGCGTTCATCGCGGCCAGAGAGCCAGGGCCAGGTGGGAGATCTGAGGAGCAAGACCAGAGAGGAACTCCAGGAACTCCTGGTGCGACAGGAGCACATCCTATCAAACAG GCGCTTCCTCCGCAGTCTCCCAGACGGCGGGAGGAAGATCTCCGACTTTGCTGAGAGAGTTCGCCTCGCCCTTGTTGAGCGCGACGAAGAGAAACAAAGACCACGCCTGCTGTTTTCTGTGGGGACAGAATTACAGTCCAAGTACCAGCAGGCTTTCTCTCAGCGACAGCATGGGGGCGACCCCGGCGCCGGGACGTCCTCTAACAGCAGGCCGGTCGAGGGTGCTGCTGCGGGACAGATGGACGTGTCTCACTCCGATCACTCCAGAGTGACCGTTGGAGCTGAGCAGACGCCCGCGGCTGGGCTGGCCTCCGGCGCCaccggagagagagacctcaTTCAGGCCCTGGAGAAGGTCTCGCTGTCGGACGCGTCCAGCAGCAGGGCGCCCCCGGAGGCCTCGAGGAGCGACGCAGAGAGGGGCGACGTGTTCCTCAGAACGCCGCCGCACACCAAACCCAACtacctggaggtcctggagagGACGGAGAGGGCGTCGGGCGACCGCAAGCAGAGATTCAAACCAAATCA CCTTAGCCCCAGCGCAGAGCATCACTCCTCCTCAGAGTCACTGTCGGGTGATCAACCTCTCAGACGGACGCCGCCCCTCTCTGCAGAAGCACGGaaggagagggacaggaagCACCTCGATGACATCACCGCTGCCAGGCAGCCGCCCCTCCACCACAGCCCCGCCCTGCTGCTCTCCCTGGAGGAGTCGGCCTCGCTGCTGGAGGACCAGGCCCGCAAACACCAG GAGCTCCAGTCCAGAATAGCGAGCCAGAAGCTGAGTGAAGCGCTGAAGGTCTCCATGGGGAGCTTCGTTCCTGAGACCGGGCCCCAGGCCGCCTACAGAGAGGCCCCCGCCGATGAGGACCAGCCTTCCTCAGAAGAGGACTAG
- the myzap gene encoding myocardial zonula adherens protein isoform X1 produces MRRYGSPGRGSTTTTEEGSPPGERRIRRLRLTLHAVDDETEPKTTNPDAKEVLANGEWKKKNGLVHRGRPVGREAPEQHLRASANGSGPPEGGERQDGPKVYGVVQRTGGDRTQEVMARQWSANHLQDEMKYIKEVRDSLEKVRERMYGQFGGMQQSMQKLSQEMRMANTHRRTLESEVRVRTTAMDSYDQMNGSLISANLDLQKSLLENCKTRVDMRDEVKTLRSSRQETEARLREKEQQLASVTAENQTLKLQVEATEEARTLVVKEVSSRLQREFDERLMAEQKKHREEIEKLQAQIDEYVRRLEEAETTSRTAQAQVAERDQRIGELERLLDCMGQEKTQLGEKLQKCEQRLRLLELTDQTDGSVTRRSKSLENEATDLRERIKHLNDMVFCQQRKVKGMIEEVQSLRSKIAQKDVFISELLDRIAIVECENNELDDKLKYFMSVQNRARDKLQTREVGVGCDLPSRNESQGRPSGSPLQSEPNDFPGPHRPDPYSSSPSPPRSPQASYLPPSRLESSLLRYTPLQYSRVLQANPSTPPSVATAIQASDSESPPGNEAGSTSPSNGSGPADAGPPTRAPTARPPSQIYTPFMRLMEITANIKIDP; encoded by the exons atgaggcGCTACGGCTCGCCTGGACggggctccaccaccaccacggaggAAGGGTCGCCCCCCGGAGag AGGAGAATCCGACGTCTCCGACTCACACTACATGCTGTCGACGATGAAACCGAGCCCAAAACTACAAACCCT GATGCGAAGGAAGTGTTGGCCAATGGGGagtggaagaagaagaacggCCTGGTTCACAGGGGGAGGCCGGTGGGACGGGAGGCCCCGGAGCAG CACCTGAGGGCCTCAGCCAATGGCAGCGGGCCCCCGGAGGGCGGCGAGCGGCAGGATGGGCCCAAGGTGTACGGCGTGGTGCAGAGGACGGGCGGCGACCGCACGCAGGAAGTGATGGCGCGGCAGTGGTCGGCCAATCACCTGCAGGACGAGATGAAGTACATCAAGGAG GTCAGAGACTCTCTGGAGAAGGTCCGGGAACGCATGTACGGGCAGTTTGGAGGCATGCAGCAGTCCATGCAGAAACTCTCCCAGGAGATGAGG aTGGCCAACACCCACCGGCGGACCCTGGAGTCGGAGGTACGCGTGAGGACCACGGCCATGGACAGCTACGACCAGATGAACGGCTCCCTCATCTCGGCCAACCTTGACCTGCAG AAATCGCTGCTGGAGAACTGCAAGACGCGGGTGGACATGCGGGACGAGGTGAAGACGCTGCGAAGCTCCCGGCAGGAGACGGAGGCCCGGCTCCGTGAGaaggagcagcagctggccTCCGTGACGGCCGAGAACCAGACGCTGAAGCTGCAG GTGGAGGCGACCGAGGAAGCCCGCACCCTGGTGGTGAAGGAGGTCTCCTCCCGGCTGCAGAGGGAGTTCGACGAGAGGCTGATGGCGGAGCAGaagaaacacagagaggagaTTGAAAAGCTGCAG GCCCAAATCGACGAGTACGTCAggcgtctggaggaggccgaGACCACGAGCCGCACAGCCCAGGCCCAGGTCGCCGAGCGGGACCAGAGGATCGGAGAGCTGGAACGCCTTCTGGACTGCATGGGACAG GAGAAGACCCAGCTCGGAGAGAAGCTGCAGAAGTGTGAACAACGGCTCCGCCTGCTGGAGCTCACTGATCAGACGGACGGCAGCGTGACACGGAG ATCCAAAAGTCTGGAGAACGAAGCGACAGACCTCCGGGAGAGGATCAAACATCTGAACGACATGGTGTTCTGCCAGCAGAGGAAAGTCAAAGGAATGATAGAGGAG GTTCAATCGCTCCGGTCTAAGATCGCACAGAAGGACGTTTTCATCTCAGAACTCCTAGACAGGATTGCCATAGTGGAATGTGAG AATAATGAGTTAGACGACAAGCTGAAGTATTTTATGTCTGTGCAGAATAGGGCAAGAGATAAACTCCAAACCAGGGAGGTTGGAGTGGGCTGTGATTTGCCCTCTAG GAACGAATCCCAAGGCAGGCCCAGCGGGAGCCCCCTCCAGTCTGAGCCCAATGACTTCCCAGGACCGCATCGTCCGGACCCCTATTCGAGCAGCCCCTCCCCACCCAGGAGCCCCCAGGCTTCCTACCTGCCCCCCAGTAGACTGGAGAGCAGTTTACTGAGGTACACCCCTCTCCAGTACAGCCGCGTCCTGCAGGCCAACCCCAGCACGCCCCCCAGCGTGGCGACGGCCATTCAGGCCTCAGACTCTGAGAGCCCCCCCGGCAACGAGGCCGGCTCCACGAGCCCCTCCAACGGCTCAGGTCCAGCCGACGCCGGCCCCCCCACCCGCGCTCCCACGGCGAGACCCCCATCTCAGATCTACACCCCCTTCATGAGACTGATGGAGATCACCGCAAATATCAAGATCGATCCGTGA